A window of Elgaria multicarinata webbii isolate HBS135686 ecotype San Diego chromosome 2, rElgMul1.1.pri, whole genome shotgun sequence contains these coding sequences:
- the GPBAR1 gene encoding G-protein coupled bile acid receptor 1 — protein MGESLQDKQLGNESEQVLPIRWFSQPLSVFIILANIFIIIGILFNRKLHGTTNWFFLSLLFADLLAGAALPFIPELPFQKELSNLLCFFSYVVPNFLFLSFLANLLVMHYAKYVCIIHPLHYHNSWVHRQAGLYIVLAWATPLIFASLPLAWYRWESRVNCSFRVVFPMPYLYLETYGLLIPIILAMAFMCIRMLCVAQRQLKNITKLLHSVNQGQAPSELEQQLELRHAKSIASVSLIFLVCWVPYITCLNISLVSIHSSIKPLVLAIVTCIGTGSAAAVPIILSLINHQYTQFWRDTATNVCRRCCKGQACKQGQAEPKTDLPHGNLHTIEGDPHGAPA, from the coding sequence ATGGGGGAATCCTTGCAAGATAAACAATTAGGGAACGAGTCAGAACAGGTGCTCCCCATCCGCTGGTTCTCTCAGCCTCTATCAGTCTTCATCATTTTGGCCAACATCTTCATCATCATTGGGATCCTCTTCAACCGCAAGCTCCACGGTACCACCAACTGGTTCTTCTTGAGCCTACTGTTTGCTGATCTTCTGGCTGGGGCAGCTCTTCCATTTATTCCTGAGCTCCCCTTTCAGAAGGAGCTAAGCAACCTCCTTTGCTTCTTCAGCTACGTGGTGCCCAactttcttttcctctcttttttagcCAACCTGTTGGTGATGCATTATGCCAAGTATGTGTGTATCATCCACCCACTGCACTACCATAATTCCTGGGTGCATCGCCAGGCTGGTCTTTACATAGTCCTAGCCTGGGCCACTCCATTGATCTTTGCTTCCCTGCCCCTGGCTTGGTACCGGTGGGAGTCCAGAGTGAACTGTTCCTTCAGAGTTGTCTTCCCCATGCCTTACCTCTATCTAGAGACCTATGGGCTTCTCATTCCTATCATCCTTGCCATGGCGTTCATGTGCATCCGGATGCTGTGTGTCGCCCAAAGGCAGCTGAAGAACATCACAAAACTCCTTCATTCTGTGAATCAAGGCCAGGCCCCTTCAGAACTGgagcaacaactggaactgaggCATGCCAAGAGTATCGCCAGCGTGTCCCTCATCTTCCTGGTCTGCTGGGTGCCGTACATCACTTGCTTGAATATCTCACTGGTGTCTATACACAGTAGCATCAAACCCCTCGTTCTCGCTATTGTCACCTGCATAGGCACTGGCAGTGCAGCTGCAGTACCCATCATCCTCAGTCTTATCAACCACCAGTACACACAATTTTGGAGAGACACGGCAACCAACGTCTGCAGACGCTGCTGCAAAGGACAGGCGTGCAAACAAGGGCAAGCTGAACCAAAAACGGATCTGCCCCATGGAAATCTTCACACCATAGAGGGAGACCCACATGGCGCTCCAGCCTGA